In Tachysurus fulvidraco isolate hzauxx_2018 chromosome 25, HZAU_PFXX_2.0, whole genome shotgun sequence, the following proteins share a genomic window:
- the rundc3b gene encoding RUN domain-containing protein 3B isoform X1 — protein sequence MASPSLGFNGARKKATARNGAVERRNLITVCRFSVKTLIDRSCYETIDDTSPEFINFVSILEQILSHRLKGQITWFGYESPRSFWDYVRVACSKVPHGCIPSIESMENVRSSRAKGRAWIRIALMEKRLSEYISAALRDFKTTRRFYEDGAIVLGEEAGVLADTLIGLNAIDFSFCLKGESLDGSCPAVIDYTPYLKFTQTSDSISSDEEEMRTLGSSGSEASTPETNMAACLSTDLSSWYSKCKRVEQKYRVVLEQKGYLEELVRLREAQLSESVSQNKALLQRFAETSISHKLEKEQLEFIILELQDQLRTVLKNHDLRSRQELTAHLTNQWPSPGAMDSNAVALDTLLYQKRTGRWEEKSFPSLDQLSADMSLSQTSLEPGHRHTHSLDGKTGLAPWHREGKEDTPSLRGLCGSLTSVASYKSLASLKSSEYLASPTTDMTSPGLTPS from the exons ATGGCATCCCCGAGCCTAGGGTTTAACGGGGCTCGGAAGAAAGCCACCGCGAGGAACGGAGCCGTGGAGAGGCGGAATTTAATCACCGTGTGCAG GTTCTCGGTGAAAACGCTGATCGACCGGTCTTGTTACGAAACGATAGATGACACATCACCAGAGTTCATCAATTTTGTCTCCATTCTGGAGCAGATCCTCAGCCATCGGCTCAAAG GACAGATCACTTGGTTTGGCTACGAGAGTCCACGCAGTTTCTGGGATTATGTGCGTGTGGCCTGTAGCAAAGTCCCTCACGGCTGCATCCCGAGCATTGAGAGCATGGAGAATGTACGCAGTTCCAGAGCCAAG GGTCGAGCTTGGATCAGAATTGCCTTGATGGAGAAACGGCTCTCTGAATATATATCTGCTGCCTTGAGAGACTTCAAAACCACAAG AAGGTTTTATGAGGATGGTGCGATAGTGCTGGGAGAGGAAGCTGGTGTGCTGGCAGATACTCTTATTGGACTAAATGCTATTGATTTCAG TTTTTGTCTGAAGGGTGAGAGTTTGGATGGAAGCTGTCCTGCTGTTATTGACTACACACCTTACCTCAAGTTCACACAAAC CTCAGACAGCATCAGCAGTGACGAGGAGGAGATGAGGACTCTGGGTAGCAGTGGCAGCGAGGCCAGCACTCCGGAGACAAACATGGCCGCCTGCCTGAGCACGGACCTGAGCAGCTGGTACAGCAAGTGTAAAAGAGTGGAGCAGAAATACAGAGTAGTGCTGGAACAAAAG ggttatCTGGAGGAGTTGGTGCGCCTGAGAGAGGCTCAGCTCTCAGAGTCCGTCTCCCAAAACAAAGCTTTATTGCAGCGTTTTGCCGAAACCAGCATAAGCCATAAACTGGAGAAAGAACAGCTGGAGTTCATCATCCTGGAGCTGCAGGACCAGCT CAGAACTGTACTCAAGAACCATGACCTGAGATCCAGACAGGAGCTCACCGCTCACTTGACCAATCAATGGCCCTCGCCTGGTGCCATGGACAGTAACGCCGTCGCTCTGGACACCCTACTCTACCAGAAGCGCACAGGACGCTGGGAAGA GAAGAGCTTCCCGAGTCTGGACCAGCTGTCCGCCGATATGAGTCTGTCTCAGACGTCCCTGGAGCcgggacacagacacacacacagtctggatGGCAAGACTGGACTCGCCCCCTGGCACAGAgaag GTAAAGAGGACACACCATCTCTCAGAGGTCTGTGTGGGTCTCTGACTTCAGTAGCCAGCTATAAATCTCTGGCCAGCCTGAAGTCTAGTGAGTATCTGGCGAGTCCGACTACGGATATGACCAGCCCAGGGCTCACTCCGTCCtaa
- the rundc3b gene encoding RUN domain-containing protein 3B isoform X2, which translates to MASPSLGFNGARKKATARNGAVERRNLITVCRFSVKTLIDRSCYETIDDTSPEFINFVSILEQILSHRLKGQITWFGYESPRSFWDYVRVACSKVPHGCIPSIESMENVRSSRAKGRAWIRIALMEKRLSEYISAALRDFKTTRRFYEDGAIVLGEEAGVLADTLIGLNAIDFSFCLKGESLDGSCPAVIDYTPYLKFTQTSDSISSDEEEMRTLGSSGSEASTPETNMAACLSTDLSSWYSKCKRVEQKYRVVLEQKGYLEELVRLREAQLSESVSQNKALLQRFAETSISHKLEKEQLEFIILELQDQLTVLKNHDLRSRQELTAHLTNQWPSPGAMDSNAVALDTLLYQKRTGRWEEKSFPSLDQLSADMSLSQTSLEPGHRHTHSLDGKTGLAPWHREGKEDTPSLRGLCGSLTSVASYKSLASLKSSEYLASPTTDMTSPGLTPS; encoded by the exons ATGGCATCCCCGAGCCTAGGGTTTAACGGGGCTCGGAAGAAAGCCACCGCGAGGAACGGAGCCGTGGAGAGGCGGAATTTAATCACCGTGTGCAG GTTCTCGGTGAAAACGCTGATCGACCGGTCTTGTTACGAAACGATAGATGACACATCACCAGAGTTCATCAATTTTGTCTCCATTCTGGAGCAGATCCTCAGCCATCGGCTCAAAG GACAGATCACTTGGTTTGGCTACGAGAGTCCACGCAGTTTCTGGGATTATGTGCGTGTGGCCTGTAGCAAAGTCCCTCACGGCTGCATCCCGAGCATTGAGAGCATGGAGAATGTACGCAGTTCCAGAGCCAAG GGTCGAGCTTGGATCAGAATTGCCTTGATGGAGAAACGGCTCTCTGAATATATATCTGCTGCCTTGAGAGACTTCAAAACCACAAG AAGGTTTTATGAGGATGGTGCGATAGTGCTGGGAGAGGAAGCTGGTGTGCTGGCAGATACTCTTATTGGACTAAATGCTATTGATTTCAG TTTTTGTCTGAAGGGTGAGAGTTTGGATGGAAGCTGTCCTGCTGTTATTGACTACACACCTTACCTCAAGTTCACACAAAC CTCAGACAGCATCAGCAGTGACGAGGAGGAGATGAGGACTCTGGGTAGCAGTGGCAGCGAGGCCAGCACTCCGGAGACAAACATGGCCGCCTGCCTGAGCACGGACCTGAGCAGCTGGTACAGCAAGTGTAAAAGAGTGGAGCAGAAATACAGAGTAGTGCTGGAACAAAAG ggttatCTGGAGGAGTTGGTGCGCCTGAGAGAGGCTCAGCTCTCAGAGTCCGTCTCCCAAAACAAAGCTTTATTGCAGCGTTTTGCCGAAACCAGCATAAGCCATAAACTGGAGAAAGAACAGCTGGAGTTCATCATCCTGGAGCTGCAGGACCAGCT AACTGTACTCAAGAACCATGACCTGAGATCCAGACAGGAGCTCACCGCTCACTTGACCAATCAATGGCCCTCGCCTGGTGCCATGGACAGTAACGCCGTCGCTCTGGACACCCTACTCTACCAGAAGCGCACAGGACGCTGGGAAGA GAAGAGCTTCCCGAGTCTGGACCAGCTGTCCGCCGATATGAGTCTGTCTCAGACGTCCCTGGAGCcgggacacagacacacacacagtctggatGGCAAGACTGGACTCGCCCCCTGGCACAGAgaag GTAAAGAGGACACACCATCTCTCAGAGGTCTGTGTGGGTCTCTGACTTCAGTAGCCAGCTATAAATCTCTGGCCAGCCTGAAGTCTAGTGAGTATCTGGCGAGTCCGACTACGGATATGACCAGCCCAGGGCTCACTCCGTCCtaa